One Oryzomonas sagensis DNA segment encodes these proteins:
- a CDS encoding glycoside hydrolase family 57 protein — MPIPLDVVIIWHMHQPYYKDPLKNEYALPWTYLHGIKDYFDMPAIVEDTPGAKAVFNLVPSLIEQILDYAAGTAADPFLERGKAAPADLGEDDRIFLLENFFSANRQRMIEPSRRYLELLYMAGEGKPGSARDRVRHFSDQDLLDLQVLFFLAWTGEASRRRYPAFAELAAKGEEFTAADKDLLFATQRELLQAIIPCYQRLHREGRVELAVSPYYHPILPLLCDVRSAQTAMPRVTLPTAAFRHPEDARAQITRGIDYFTQVFGFTPTGMWPSEGSVSNEALEIIAENGIGWIATDEDILVKSLEGGLGDHKERLYRPWRFACRHGEIGAFFRDHQLSDLVGFTYSQWDAGRAVADFCGRLHAIKGRAGGEGKVIPICLDGENAWEYYPTNAYDFLQGLYRGIAESPALNLTVCSDVLARSSFDGRLHGIHPGSWINANYGIWIGHPEENLAWDLLAATRNAAVSRSPAVAEALASGKPAADAAAEMICRSLYAAEGSDWFWWYGDDHFSPHSDRFDRLFRQHLMNVYRLLGIDTPRELLEAIKKKSPAGLIREPAGFIDPEINGKISDYFEWLAAGLYDLTRQGSAMHSSDRMLQSFYYGYNKDHLFFRIDGIQELSRMLREIDLLNLHLIYDREYRLPLQMRADEGLLQVRENNAWVPTSGHCRWKIAKTCEVAIPLEAIKPAPKSKLFASVTLVRDNEEIGRWPTDAPLMIYYAGPEIELDNWLI, encoded by the coding sequence ATGCCGATTCCGCTCGACGTGGTCATCATATGGCACATGCACCAGCCATACTACAAGGACCCGCTCAAGAACGAGTACGCCCTCCCCTGGACCTATCTGCACGGCATCAAGGATTATTTCGATATGCCGGCCATTGTGGAGGATACCCCGGGGGCAAAGGCGGTCTTCAACCTGGTTCCGTCCCTGATCGAGCAGATTCTGGATTATGCCGCCGGCACCGCCGCGGACCCATTCCTGGAAAGGGGCAAGGCGGCCCCGGCCGACCTGGGGGAGGATGACCGCATCTTCCTGCTGGAGAATTTCTTTTCCGCCAACCGGCAGCGCATGATCGAACCGTCCCGCCGCTACCTGGAGCTGCTCTACATGGCGGGCGAGGGAAAACCGGGCAGCGCCCGGGACCGGGTCCGACACTTCAGCGACCAGGACCTGCTGGACCTCCAGGTCCTCTTCTTCCTGGCCTGGACCGGCGAGGCCTCCCGCCGGCGCTATCCGGCCTTTGCCGAACTGGCGGCCAAGGGGGAGGAGTTCACCGCTGCCGACAAGGACCTGCTCTTCGCCACCCAACGGGAACTATTGCAGGCCATCATCCCGTGCTACCAGCGTCTGCACCGGGAGGGACGGGTCGAGTTGGCCGTTTCCCCCTACTACCACCCCATCCTGCCGCTGTTGTGCGATGTCCGCAGCGCCCAGACCGCCATGCCGCGCGTCACGCTGCCCACAGCCGCCTTTCGCCACCCCGAAGACGCCCGCGCCCAGATCACGCGCGGCATCGACTACTTCACGCAGGTCTTCGGCTTCACCCCCACCGGCATGTGGCCGTCGGAGGGATCGGTCAGCAACGAGGCGCTGGAGATCATCGCCGAAAACGGCATCGGGTGGATCGCCACGGATGAAGACATCCTGGTCAAAAGCCTCGAAGGGGGCCTGGGGGACCACAAGGAACGCCTCTACCGCCCCTGGCGTTTTGCCTGCCGGCACGGCGAGATCGGCGCCTTTTTCCGCGACCACCAACTCTCCGATCTGGTCGGCTTTACCTACTCCCAGTGGGATGCGGGCCGGGCCGTGGCGGATTTTTGCGGACGGTTGCACGCCATCAAGGGGCGCGCCGGCGGCGAAGGGAAGGTGATTCCCATCTGCCTGGACGGGGAAAATGCCTGGGAGTATTATCCCACCAACGCCTACGACTTTTTGCAGGGGCTGTACCGGGGCATTGCCGAATCGCCGGCCCTCAACCTGACCGTCTGTTCCGACGTCCTGGCCCGCAGCAGCTTCGACGGCCGCTTGCACGGCATCCATCCCGGCTCGTGGATCAACGCCAACTACGGCATCTGGATCGGCCACCCGGAGGAGAACCTGGCCTGGGACCTGCTGGCCGCGACGCGGAACGCCGCCGTCTCCCGCAGCCCGGCCGTGGCCGAAGCCCTGGCGAGCGGGAAACCGGCTGCGGATGCCGCAGCGGAGATGATTTGCCGTTCACTGTACGCCGCCGAGGGGAGCGACTGGTTCTGGTGGTACGGGGACGATCATTTTTCACCCCACAGCGACCGGTTCGACCGGCTCTTCCGCCAGCATCTGATGAACGTTTACCGGCTGCTGGGGATCGACACGCCGCGCGAGCTCCTGGAAGCGATCAAGAAAAAGAGCCCGGCCGGGCTGATCCGGGAACCGGCCGGCTTCATCGACCCCGAAATCAACGGCAAGATCAGCGACTACTTCGAATGGCTGGCAGCCGGCCTCTACGACCTGACCCGCCAAGGTTCGGCCATGCATTCCTCGGACCGCATGCTGCAGAGCTTCTACTACGGCTACAACAAGGACCATCTGTTCTTCCGCATCGACGGCATCCAGGAACTCTCCCGGATGCTGCGGGAGATCGATCTACTCAACCTGCACCTGATCTATGACCGGGAATACCGGCTGCCCCTGCAGATGCGCGCCGACGAGGGGCTCCTGCAGGTCAGGGAAAACAACGCCTGGGTGCCGACCAGCGGCCATTGCCGTTGGAAAATCGCCAAGACCTGCGAGGTCGCTATTCCGCTGGAGGCCATCAAACCGGCCCCCAAGAGCAAGCTGTTCGCTTCGGTGACCCTGGTGCGCGACAACGAGGAGATCGGACGCTGGCCCACGGATGCGCCGTTGATGATCTATTATGCGGGGCCGGAGATCGAGCTGGACAACTGGCTCATATAG
- the galT gene encoding galactose-1-phosphate uridylyltransferase has translation MSELRWDPLKLHWVIIATERGRRPRDFHVEPEGDGMTACPFCYGNEDKTPPEIFAIRPSGMPNAANWRVRVIPNKYPALRVEGELNNRGYGLYDVMNGIGAHEVVIETPDHSRSMADLIPHEITDVLTAYRARYQDLRRDFRFRYMVLFKNHGLRAGATLNHSHSQLIAVPLLPPVAATQLKVARNYFNTKERCIFCDLIAFELDCGERVVREFSNFVTLTPYASSSPFELRLYPKRHSHDFALMNDAQLAELAVAMKDMLLRVKNVLRDAPYNFILHTAPPMHRRPGKPTHWNSLEQDYHWHIELVPRLTQVAGFEWGTGFYINPTSPEDAASFLREADV, from the coding sequence ATGTCAGAACTTCGCTGGGACCCCCTAAAGCTGCACTGGGTCATCATCGCCACCGAGCGCGGCAGGCGGCCGCGGGATTTCCATGTCGAGCCGGAGGGGGACGGCATGACCGCCTGCCCCTTCTGCTACGGCAACGAGGACAAGACGCCGCCCGAGATCTTCGCCATCCGCCCCAGCGGCATGCCCAACGCCGCCAACTGGCGGGTGCGGGTGATCCCCAACAAATACCCGGCGCTCAGGGTGGAGGGGGAGCTGAACAACCGCGGCTATGGATTGTACGATGTGATGAACGGCATCGGCGCCCACGAGGTGGTCATCGAAACCCCCGACCACAGCCGCAGCATGGCCGACCTCATCCCCCACGAGATCACCGACGTCCTGACCGCCTACCGGGCGCGCTATCAGGACCTGCGCAGGGATTTCCGCTTCCGCTACATGGTGCTCTTCAAGAACCACGGGCTCCGGGCCGGGGCGACCCTGAACCACTCCCACAGCCAGTTGATCGCCGTGCCGCTCCTCCCCCCGGTTGCCGCCACCCAGCTCAAGGTGGCGCGCAACTACTTCAACACCAAGGAACGCTGCATCTTCTGCGACCTGATCGCGTTCGAGCTGGACTGCGGCGAGCGGGTGGTGCGGGAGTTTTCCAACTTCGTCACCCTGACCCCCTATGCCTCCAGTTCCCCCTTTGAACTGCGGCTGTATCCCAAACGCCACAGCCACGACTTCGCCCTGATGAACGACGCCCAACTGGCCGAACTGGCCGTGGCCATGAAGGACATGCTGCTCAGGGTCAAGAACGTGCTGCGGGATGCGCCCTACAATTTCATCCTCCACACCGCCCCCCCCATGCACCGGCGCCCCGGGAAACCGACCCACTGGAACTCCCTGGAACAGGACTATCACTGGCATATCGAACTGGTGCCGCGTTTGACCCAGGTCGCCGGCTTCGAATGGGGCACCGGGTTCTACATCAACCCCACGTCGCCCGAGGATGCGGCCAGCTTCCTGCGGGAAGCGGACGTATGA
- a CDS encoding carbon starvation protein A, which yields MNALTLVFVALCVFAIAYRFYGVFMASRVLELKDDRETPAVTMADGHDYVKTNKYILFGHHFAAIAAAGPLLGPVLAAQFGFLPGALWIIVGCVLAGAVHDTIVLFASVRHKGKSLARIAEYEIGKTTGTVASFAVLFILILTLAGLSIAVVNAMFSSPWGTYTVFCTIPIAILMGIYLQKIRPGDVKGASVIGVVLLFFAIVTGPFIAADPVLAGLFTFSKKQIALFIPVYGFFASVLPVWLLLTPRDYLSTYLKIGTIVMLTLGIVVVHPNLSMEPVTKYISGGGPIIPGAVFPFIFITIACGALSGFHAIIGTGTTPKMIGNEREILFIGYGAMLTEGFVAIMALIAACVLVPADYFAINAAPKAFQALGMVPVHLPELAAEVGEQVQGRPGGAVSLAVGMAYIFSAVPFMKSMMAYWYHFAIMFEAVFILTAVDAGTRVGRYLLQEMLSKVVPKFGDFTWKPGIAIASFLFTASWGYLVYTGDITTIWPLFGMSNQLLATSGLIIGTTMLIRLGKARYAWVTAIPGIFMIPVTMSAGYLNITKNYLPKGLTLLAILSVVLMVLMAIVFISAFVKWYQLMRVKEPVPDQYGDMVLEEVEE from the coding sequence ATGAATGCACTCACCCTGGTCTTCGTCGCCCTCTGCGTCTTTGCCATTGCCTACCGCTTCTACGGCGTGTTCATGGCCAGCAGGGTGCTCGAACTCAAGGATGACCGGGAGACTCCCGCCGTGACCATGGCCGACGGCCACGACTACGTCAAAACCAACAAGTACATCCTCTTCGGCCACCATTTCGCGGCCATAGCCGCAGCCGGGCCGCTTCTGGGGCCGGTGCTGGCGGCCCAATTCGGTTTCCTCCCCGGCGCGCTCTGGATCATCGTCGGCTGCGTCCTGGCCGGAGCGGTCCACGACACCATCGTGCTGTTCGCCTCGGTACGCCACAAGGGCAAGAGCCTGGCCCGCATCGCCGAGTACGAAATCGGCAAGACCACCGGCACCGTGGCCTCCTTTGCCGTGCTCTTCATTCTGATCCTGACCCTGGCCGGTCTCTCCATCGCGGTGGTCAACGCCATGTTTTCCAGCCCCTGGGGGACCTACACCGTCTTCTGCACCATCCCCATCGCGATCCTGATGGGCATCTACCTCCAGAAGATTCGGCCCGGCGACGTGAAGGGGGCCAGCGTAATCGGCGTGGTGCTGCTCTTCTTCGCCATAGTCACCGGCCCGTTCATTGCCGCCGATCCGGTCCTGGCGGGGCTGTTCACCTTCAGCAAGAAACAGATCGCCCTGTTCATCCCGGTGTACGGTTTCTTCGCCTCGGTCCTGCCGGTCTGGCTGCTCCTCACCCCCCGGGACTACCTCTCCACCTACCTGAAGATCGGCACCATCGTCATGCTGACCCTGGGGATCGTGGTCGTCCACCCGAACCTCTCCATGGAGCCGGTAACCAAATATATCTCCGGCGGCGGCCCGATCATACCGGGCGCGGTCTTCCCCTTCATCTTCATCACCATCGCCTGCGGTGCCCTGTCCGGGTTCCATGCCATCATCGGCACCGGCACCACCCCCAAGATGATCGGCAACGAGAGGGAGATCCTCTTCATCGGCTACGGCGCCATGCTGACCGAAGGCTTCGTGGCGATCATGGCCCTGATCGCCGCCTGCGTGCTGGTCCCGGCCGATTACTTCGCCATCAATGCCGCCCCCAAGGCCTTCCAGGCCCTGGGCATGGTGCCGGTGCACCTGCCCGAACTGGCGGCCGAGGTCGGTGAGCAGGTGCAGGGGCGACCGGGCGGCGCCGTCTCCCTGGCGGTCGGCATGGCCTACATCTTCTCCGCCGTACCCTTCATGAAGAGCATGATGGCCTATTGGTACCACTTCGCCATCATGTTCGAGGCGGTCTTCATCCTGACCGCCGTGGATGCCGGCACCCGCGTGGGCCGCTATCTGCTCCAGGAGATGCTGAGCAAGGTCGTGCCTAAATTCGGCGACTTCACCTGGAAGCCGGGCATCGCCATTGCCAGCTTTCTCTTCACCGCTTCCTGGGGGTATCTGGTCTATACCGGCGACATCACCACCATCTGGCCCCTGTTCGGCATGAGCAACCAACTCCTGGCCACCAGTGGCCTGATCATCGGCACCACCATGCTGATCCGGCTCGGCAAGGCCCGATATGCCTGGGTAACCGCCATCCCCGGCATCTTCATGATCCCGGTCACCATGTCCGCCGGCTATCTCAACATCACCAAAAACTACCTGCCCAAGGGGCTGACCCTGCTGGCCATCCTCTCGGTGGTCCTGATGGTCCTCATGGCGATCGTCTTCATCTCCGCCTTTGTCAAATGGTATCAACTGATGCGGGTCAAAGAGCCGGTTCCCGACCAGTACGGCGACATGGTGCTTGAGGAGGTGGAGGAGTAA
- a CDS encoding TIGR02757 family protein, translated as MPRTPDLKTCLDDLYAARSAAHLANDPLSFCHRYGETADREVAAVIASSFAYGGIKIILRTLERIFAELGPSPRRFVERFDPKQGLRTFSGFKHRFNDGRDLCALLWACRLMIEESGSINAFLTRFHDSGAGDVTAALDGYASAVRGLDYRPIFRKSTIPADSYFPFFFPAPASGSACKRLCMFLRWVVRPADGIDLGLWQGITPAQLVIPVDTHISRICSYLGFTQRKNADWRMAQEITASLRLLDPRDPVKYDFSLAHLGISEGCTGTDPLRCLKCAIAGVCPQAVSS; from the coding sequence ATGCCACGTACCCCTGACCTGAAAACCTGCCTCGACGACCTGTACGCCGCCCGGTCTGCCGCCCACCTGGCCAACGACCCGCTCTCCTTCTGCCACCGCTACGGGGAGACGGCCGACCGGGAGGTGGCCGCCGTCATCGCTTCATCCTTCGCCTACGGCGGAATCAAGATCATCCTGCGCACCCTGGAGAGGATTTTCGCCGAACTGGGGCCGTCGCCGCGCCGTTTTGTCGAGCGCTTCGACCCAAAACAGGGTCTGCGGACCTTCAGCGGCTTCAAGCACCGCTTCAACGACGGCCGCGACCTGTGCGCCCTCTTGTGGGCCTGCCGGCTGATGATCGAGGAGAGCGGCAGCATCAACGCCTTCTTGACCCGCTTTCACGATAGCGGGGCCGGGGATGTGACCGCCGCCTTGGACGGCTACGCGTCGGCCGTGCGGGGCCTGGATTACCGGCCCATATTTCGGAAGAGCACCATCCCCGCCGACTCCTACTTCCCCTTTTTCTTCCCCGCCCCCGCCTCGGGCAGTGCCTGCAAGCGCCTCTGCATGTTTCTGCGCTGGGTGGTGCGCCCGGCCGACGGCATCGACCTGGGGCTCTGGCAGGGAATCACCCCCGCCCAACTGGTCATCCCGGTGGACACCCACATCAGCCGCATCTGTTCCTACCTGGGCTTTACCCAGAGAAAGAACGCCGACTGGCGCATGGCCCAAGAGATCACGGCCAGCCTGCGGCTCCTCGATCCACGTGACCCAGTCAAATACGACTTCTCCCTGGCCCACCTGGGTATCAGCGAGGGGTGCACCGGCACCGATCCCCTCCGCTGCCTGAAGTGCGCCATCGCCGGGGTCTGCCCGCAGGCGGTTTCGAGCTAG
- a CDS encoding MBG domain-containing protein: protein MDLLKRLGIRPIFETLLTLLSLLIFFSAAAFAAVTPKVAAGTSNTMVLKSDGTVFAWGWNLYGQLGDGTTTDRHSPTVVPGLTGVTAIVPGYAHTAARKSDGTVLAWGNNLHGQIGDGTTTERHSPTVVPGLTGMAAIAVGDAHTVALKNAGTVLAWGSNLRGQLGDGTTTDRHSPTVVPGLTGVTAIAAGYQHTVALKSDGTVVAWGWNVNGQLGDGTTTEKHSPTVVPGLTGVTAIATGYNHTVALKSDGTVVAWGENQNGQLGDGTTIERHSPIVVPGLNGVAAIAVGQYHTVVLKNDGTLVAWGWNGSGQLGDGTTTQRTSPTVMSGVTGVTAIAVGQYHTVLLKNDGTVVAWGRNGSGEVGDGTTTQRTSPTIVPGLNLGASIFTITTGVTGNGSITCTPSATVSLNGSTTCTATPDAGNYVASVTVDGTVQSAAANTASYSQPFTSVTANHTMTAIFSVQNNQTITFNPATKTYGDPPFNLGTLVSSGGSGNPVTFTLISGPGSLSGTNNATLTITGAGSIVLRASQAGSAAYIAAADVVQTITVNKATATIILGDLTATHDGTAKSATATTIPAGLAVTITYTYDGSIVIPTNCGSYTVVAAINDANYQGTASGTLVIKDTTPPVIHMSTLPDGSYTNNEMLNITGTVTDDVGVKYLTVNGVVLPVNSDGSFSLAMILVDGPNQITALASDSAGNKSTDSRTIILDVTAPNLLITAPADNSKTATALATISGTVDEASTVAVKVGNDIVNATMNGTSYTASVTLVAGINTIEVTATDLAGNTNTLKRTVIYDDQSPDLAITAPSQDSRTNQANLTIRGTVSDPYTAVTVSIAMDGQTYTPAVINGQFEQAVTFTTEKSYAIVVTATNEAGVSSTIQRNVLYDATKPGLTIDPVTSPTGQASVVLTGTRETGTIVSLSVDTAAVIGQMTYPDATTWSCAVSSLATGTNTITVTGQDQAGNTTSVTAQVVYQ from the coding sequence ATGGACCTGCTGAAACGACTCGGAATTCGACCAATTTTTGAAACTCTTCTTACTCTCCTGTCACTACTGATATTTTTTTCTGCGGCCGCATTTGCCGCGGTAACCCCGAAGGTCGCTGCTGGCACTTCCAACACCATGGTACTGAAGAGCGACGGTACCGTGTTTGCTTGGGGGTGGAACCTCTACGGCCAACTTGGGGACGGGACCACTACCGACAGGCACTCGCCCACCGTCGTGCCCGGACTGACCGGGGTGACGGCCATCGTTCCAGGGTATGCCCACACGGCGGCGCGGAAGAGCGACGGCACCGTACTCGCCTGGGGAAATAACCTCCATGGACAAATTGGGGATGGGACCACCACCGAACGGCACTCGCCCACCGTCGTGCCCGGGCTGACCGGGATGGCGGCCATCGCTGTGGGAGATGCCCACACTGTGGCGCTGAAAAACGCTGGCACCGTGCTCGCCTGGGGATCGAACCTCCGCGGCCAACTTGGGGACGGGACCACCACCGACAGGCACTCGCCCACCGTCGTGCCCGGACTGACCGGAGTGACAGCCATCGCTGCGGGGTACCAACACACTGTGGCGCTGAAGAGCGACGGCACCGTAGTCGCCTGGGGGTGGAACGTCAACGGCCAACTTGGGGATGGGACCACCACCGAGAAGCACTCCCCCACCGTCGTGCCCGGGCTAACCGGGGTGACGGCCATCGCTACGGGGTATAACCATACCGTGGCGCTAAAGAGCGACGGCACTGTGGTCGCTTGGGGAGAGAACCAAAACGGCCAACTTGGGGATGGGACCACCATTGAGCGGCACTCGCCCATTGTCGTACCAGGACTGAACGGGGTAGCGGCCATCGCTGTGGGGCAGTACCATACCGTAGTGCTGAAGAACGACGGCACCCTAGTCGCCTGGGGGTGGAATGGCTCTGGCCAACTTGGAGACGGGACCACCACTCAACGGACTTCGCCCACCGTCATGTCCGGAGTGACCGGGGTGACGGCCATCGCTGTGGGGCAGTACCATACCGTATTGCTGAAGAACGACGGCACTGTGGTCGCCTGGGGGAGAAACGGCTCTGGCGAAGTTGGAGACGGGACCACCACTCAACGGACCTCGCCCACCATCGTTCCTGGCCTGAACCTTGGCGCCAGTATCTTTACCATCACAACCGGCGTTACCGGAAACGGTTCCATAACCTGCACTCCCTCGGCAACGGTAAGCCTGAACGGCAGTACCACCTGTACCGCCACACCCGATGCGGGAAACTATGTCGCCTCGGTAACCGTGGATGGCACTGTGCAATCGGCCGCGGCCAATACCGCAAGCTACTCACAACCGTTCACCAGCGTCACCGCAAATCACACCATGACCGCAATATTCAGCGTTCAGAACAACCAGACCATCACTTTCAACCCTGCCACCAAAACCTACGGTGACCCGCCATTTAACCTGGGTACCCTCGTCAGCAGCGGCGGTTCGGGCAATCCCGTGACATTTACTCTGATCAGCGGACCCGGCAGCCTGAGCGGCACAAACAACGCCACCTTGACCATCACCGGCGCGGGGAGCATCGTGTTACGCGCCTCACAGGCGGGCAGCGCCGCTTATATCGCCGCTGCGGATGTAGTGCAGACGATTACCGTCAACAAAGCCACCGCCACCATCATTCTGGGCGACCTGACCGCCACCCACGACGGCACGGCAAAATCGGCTACAGCCACCACCATCCCGGCCGGCTTGGCCGTCACCATCACCTATACCTATGACGGCAGTATCGTGATACCGACCAATTGCGGCAGCTATACTGTCGTTGCCGCCATCAACGATGCCAATTACCAAGGCACGGCCAGCGGCACGCTAGTCATTAAGGATACCACGCCTCCGGTCATCCATATGTCCACCCTGCCCGACGGCAGCTACACCAACAATGAGATGCTCAACATCACCGGCACGGTCACCGACGATGTCGGCGTGAAGTATCTCACCGTCAACGGCGTGGTGCTTCCGGTCAATTCCGACGGCAGCTTCAGCTTGGCCATGATCCTTGTCGACGGGCCTAACCAGATTACCGCCCTGGCCAGTGATTCGGCCGGCAACAAGTCAACCGACAGCCGCACTATTATCCTGGATGTGACTGCGCCAAACCTGCTGATCACAGCCCCGGCGGACAATAGCAAGACCGCTACGGCCCTGGCCACAATCAGCGGCACCGTGGACGAGGCCTCCACCGTTGCCGTCAAAGTGGGCAACGACATCGTCAACGCCACCATGAACGGTACGAGCTACACCGCCTCCGTGACGCTTGTTGCCGGCATCAACACCATCGAAGTAACCGCCACCGATCTGGCCGGCAACACCAATACCCTGAAACGAACCGTTATCTACGACGACCAGAGCCCGGATTTGGCGATCACCGCGCCATCCCAAGACAGCCGCACCAATCAGGCCAATCTCACCATCCGCGGAACCGTCAGCGACCCTTACACCGCCGTTACCGTCAGCATAGCCATGGACGGCCAGACCTACACCCCTGCCGTAATTAACGGGCAGTTTGAACAGGCTGTCACCTTTACCACTGAAAAGAGCTACGCCATCGTGGTCACCGCCACCAACGAAGCAGGCGTCAGCTCTACAATCCAACGCAACGTGCTATACGATGCCACCAAGCCGGGCCTGACCATCGACCCGGTTACCAGCCCGACCGGCCAAGCCAGTGTCGTGCTGACCGGCACCAGAGAGACGGGAACCATCGTCTCACTCAGCGTGGACACGGCCGCCGTCATAGGACAGATGACCTACCCGGATGCCACCACCTGGAGTTGCGCGGTGAGCTCCCTCGCAACGGGGACGAACACCATTACCGTGACCGGTCAGGATCAGGCCGGCAATACCACCAGCGTAACGGCACAGGTTGTTTATCAGTAG